One Lemur catta isolate mLemCat1 chromosome 15, mLemCat1.pri, whole genome shotgun sequence genomic window carries:
- the KRT39 gene encoding keratin, type I cytoskeletal 39 yields the protein MDTKGCTTTIASSTPCQNCSRITNFRTISSNNSCHHGGLEANSCQPRGHVLRTPQDQGCHPTPCFCRMPTYVIRNLNACLYPDDCGWYGEGINSHEKETMQILNERLANYLEKVRMLERENAELECKIQAESTKELPVLCPDYQSYYRAIEELQQKILCTKAENSRLVSQIDNTRLAADDLRAKYEAEVSLRQLVEADANSLKQILNALTLGKADLEAQVQSLKEELLCLKNSHREEIDSLQSQLGDRLHIEVTAASSVDLNQILQEIRCQYESIMETNRKDVEQWFNTQMEELNQQVVTSSEQQQCCQKEIVELRRTANALEVELQAQHRMRDSQECILMEIEAHYTALLTQIQCLIDNLEAQLAEIRGALERQNQEYESLLDIKSRLECEIATYRSLLEGLDHKLPCNMCATKCELSTCIPCKARAMECAAPVCTASAPRGVRKPCSACEPLSRILVKILTITKEIKDGKVISSHEHVQPCYITRPAKV from the exons ATGGATACCAAGGGCTGTACGACAACTATTGCTTCTTCAACCCCGTGCCAAAACTGCTCTAGGATTACAAATTTTAGGACTATCTCTTCTAACAATAGCTGCCATCATGGTGGTCTTGAAGCCAACAGCTGCCAACCACGTGGCCACGTTCTGAGAACGCCCCAGGACCAGGGCTGCCACCCCACTCCTTGCTTTTGTCGCATGCCCACCTACGTAATAAGAAACCTCAATGCCTGTCTCTATCCGGATGACTGTGGCTGGTACGGGGAAGGCATCAACAGTCATGAGAAGGAGACCATGCAAATCTTGAATGAGCGCCTTGCGAACTACCTGGAAAAGGTGCGAATGCTGGAAAGAGAGAACGCCGAACTGGAGTGTAAAATCCAGGCAGAGTCTACCAAAGAGCTCCCGGTCCTCTGTCCTGACTACCAGTCCTACTACAGAGCCATTGAGGAGCTCCAGCAAAAG ATCTTGTGTACCAAGGCTGAGAATTCCAGACTGGTCTCACAAATTGACAACACCAGACTGGCTGCAGATGACTTGAGAGCCAA GTATGAAGCTGAGGTGTCCCTACGCCAGCTGGTGGAGGCAGATGCCAACAGCCTGAAGCAGATCTTGAATGCACTGACCCTGGGCAAGGCTGACCTGGAGGCACAAGTCCAGTCTCTGAAGGAGGAGCTCCTTTGCCTCAAGAACAGCCACAGAGAG GAAATCGATTCCTTACAGAGCCAGCTTGGGGACAGGCTTCACATCGAAGTGACTGCTGCCTCTTCTGTGGACCTAAACCAGATTCTACAAGAAATAAGATGTCAATATGAGTCCATCATGGAGACAAACCGAAAAGATGTGGAACAATGGTTCAACACGCAG ATGGAGGAGCTGAATCAGCAGGTGGTGACCAGCTCTGAGCAGCAGCAATGCTGCCAGAAGGAGATTGTAGAACTGAGACGCACCGCGAATGCTCTGGAGGTTGAACTGCAGGCTCAGCACCGAATG AGAGATTCCCAGGAATGCATCCTGATGGAGATCGAGGCCCACTACACTGCCCTGCTGACCCAGATCCAGTGTCTGATTGATAACCTGGAGGCTCAGCTGGCAGAGATCCGGGGTGCCCTGGAAAGGCAGAACCAAGAATATGAGAGTCTGCTGGACATTAAGTCCCGGCTGGAGTGTGAGATTGCCACGTACCGCAGCCTTCTGGAAGGCTTGGACCACAA GCTTCCCTGTAACATGTGTGCCACCAAATGTGAGCTTTCCACTTGCATACCCTGTAAGGCCAGAGCCATGGAATGCGCGGCTCCGGTTTGCACAGCTTCAGCCCCCCGTGGTGTACGCAAGCCCTGCAGTGCCTGTGAACCCCTGTCCCGGATACTGGTTAAAATACTCACCATCACCAAGGAGATTAAGGATGGGAAGGTCATTTCTTCTCACGAGCACGTGCAGCCTTGCTACATCACCAGACCTGCCAAAGTCTAA
- the KRT40 gene encoding keratin, type I cytoskeletal 40 produces MTSDCSPTPCSPESCARAPCCAPASTCSTETTCLPSASAASRCETPSFLCRSRLLPGCLAPCYLAGSCNSAGLVGTCAWCEDGVFTSNEKETMQFLNDRLANYLDKVRSLEETNAELECRIREQCEQGIPLVCPDFQCYFDTIEDLQQKILCKKAENSRLAVQLDNCKLATDDFRSKYDSELSLRQLLEADISGLRGILDELTLCKSDLEAHVEALKEDLLCLKKNHEEEVNSLHGQLGDRLSVELDTAPTIDLTRVLDEMRCQYETVLTNNRRDAEEWFAVQIDELKQQQLSSAEQLQGCQTEILELKRTANALEIELQAQQSLTESLECTAAETEAQYSSQLAQIQCLIDNVENQLAEIRCDLERQNQEYQVLLDVKARLECEINTYRGLLDSEDSRLPCNPCSTTCTSSNTCEPCSAYVICTVENCCS; encoded by the exons ATGACTTCTGACTGCTCCCCTACGCCCTGCTCTCCTGAGTCCTGTGCCAGGGCTCCCTGCTGTGCACCTGCTTCAACCTGTTCCACAGAAACCACTTGTCTCCCCAGCGCCTCTGCCGCATCCAGGTGCGAGACCCCCAGCTTCCTATGCAGGTCTCGCCTGCTGCCCGGCTGCCTCGCACCATGCTACCTCGCTGGGAGTTGTAATAGCGCGGGCTTGGTGGGGACCTGTGCCTGGTGTGAGGATGGGGTGTTCACTAGCAATGAGAAGGAGACCATGCAGTTCCTGAATGACAGACTCGCCAACTACTTGGACAAGGTGCGCAGCCTGGAGGAGACCAACGCAGAGCTGGAATGCAGGATCCGAGAGCAATGCGAACAGGGTATCCCACTGGTGTGCCCTGACTTCCAGTGTTACTTCGACACCATTGAAGATCTCCAACAAAAG ATCTTGTGCAAGAAGGCAGAGAATTCTAGACTTGCTGTACAGCTTGACAACTGCAAACTGGCCACTGATGACTTTAGGTCAAA GTACGACAGTGAGCTGTCCCTTCGCCAGCTGTTAGAGGCCGACATCAGCGGCCTGCGTGGGATCCTGGACGAGCTGACCCTGTGCAAATCCGACCTGGAGGCCCACGTGGAGGCTCTGAAGGAAGATCTCCTTTGCCTGAAGAAAAACCATGAAGAG GAGGTCAACTCACTTCATGGACAGCTTGGTGACCGACTCAGTGTGGAGCTGGACACTGCCCCCACCATCGACCTCACCCGGGTGCTGGATGAGATGCGCTGTCAGTACGAAACAGTGCTCACCAACAACCGCAGAGACGCGGAAGAATGGTTTGCTGTTCAG ATAGACGAGCTCAAGCAGCAGCAGCTGTCCAGCGCAGAGCAGCTGCAGGGCTGCCAGACGGAGATCTTGGAGCTGAAACGCACAGCCAATGCTCTGGAAATCGAGCTCCAGGCACAGCAAAGCCTG ACAGAATCTCTAGAATGCACTGCGGCGGAAACCGAGGCCCAGTACAGCTCCCAGCTGGCCCAGATTCAGTGCCTAATCGATAACGTGGAGAACCAGCTGGCCGAGATCCGCTGCGACCTGGAGCGGCAGAACCAGGAGTACCAGGTGCTGCTGGACGTGAAGGCCCGGCTGGAGTGCGAGATCAACACGTACCGGGGGCTGCTGGACAGTGAGGACAGCAG GCTTCCCTGTAACCCATGTTCTACAACATGCACGTCAAGCAACACTTGCGAGCCATGCTCAGCCTATGTCATTTGCACAGTTGAAAATTGCTGTTCGTGA
- the LOC123620891 gene encoding keratin-associated protein 3-3, with translation MSCCVTRCCSVPTAPATTICSSEKCCRCGVCLPSTCPHTVWLLEPTCCDNCPPPCHIPQPCVPSCFLLNSSQPTPGLENLNLTTFTQPCGDPCVPRSC, from the coding sequence atgtcttgctgtgtcacccgcTGCTGCAGCGTCCCCACCGCGCCCGCCACCACCATCTGCTCCTCCGAAAAATGCTGCAGGTGCGGAGTCTGcctgcccagcacctgcccaCACACAGTCTGGTTACTGGAGCCAACCTGCTGTGACaactgccccccaccctgccacatCCCTCAGCCCTGTGTGCCCTCCTGCTTCCTGCTCAACTCCAGCCAGCCAACCCCAGGCCTGGAGAACCTCAACCTCACCACCTTCACTCAGCCCTGCGGTGACCCCTGCGTCCCAAGATCCTGCTGA